The Petropleomorpha daqingensis genome includes a window with the following:
- a CDS encoding MFS transporter, with protein MPWRRGVLALFTVAAGTNVPVPLLLIYRDRLGLSPEVLTALFGCYAAGLVPALLVGGPLSDRLGRRPVALPGIALSVLASLAFAAAGDSVPLLFAARFLQGVVSGVVFSVGSAWVAELSAASGEGAGGRRAAFAMTAGFSLGPLTSGLLGQFGPAPTVLPYLVHAAVAGTGVAVAAGLPETNHRRTRVGGHLPSPDPLIRKGDVGLAAGVLAPVAVCVYAFPSTIVSAVPLLGTLPGTGVAVVGALAGVTLGAGALVAPAQRRLGSWAAVVGTALGTAGCASAALFVATDALAWLVAAAPLFGAGGGLCLAAGLTLTGRLAAPTRRGALTAAFLAVAYLGFAAPYLVTATAHRTADWLPLVVAGGATALLTLRLVRPARLGRL; from the coding sequence GTGCCGTGGAGGCGGGGCGTCCTCGCGCTGTTCACCGTCGCGGCCGGCACCAACGTGCCGGTTCCGCTGCTGCTGATCTACCGGGACCGGTTGGGGCTGTCCCCTGAGGTGCTCACGGCGCTCTTCGGGTGCTACGCCGCGGGTCTGGTGCCCGCGCTGCTCGTCGGCGGCCCGCTCTCCGACCGGCTCGGCCGCCGCCCGGTCGCCCTTCCCGGCATCGCCCTGTCCGTGCTGGCCTCCCTCGCCTTCGCGGCGGCCGGCGACTCGGTGCCCCTGCTCTTCGCCGCGCGCTTCCTGCAGGGCGTGGTCAGCGGCGTCGTCTTCAGCGTCGGCAGCGCGTGGGTGGCCGAGCTGTCCGCGGCGTCGGGCGAGGGCGCGGGAGGCCGCCGCGCGGCCTTCGCCATGACGGCGGGGTTCTCGCTCGGACCGCTGACCAGCGGGCTGCTCGGGCAGTTCGGGCCGGCACCGACCGTGCTGCCCTACCTGGTGCACGCGGCGGTGGCGGGGACCGGCGTCGCCGTCGCCGCCGGGCTGCCCGAGACGAACCATCGCCGGACGCGCGTCGGCGGCCACCTCCCCTCCCCGGATCCGCTGATCCGCAAGGGCGACGTCGGGCTGGCGGCCGGCGTCCTGGCCCCTGTAGCGGTGTGCGTCTACGCCTTCCCGAGCACGATCGTGTCGGCCGTGCCGCTGCTGGGGACGCTGCCGGGCACCGGGGTGGCCGTCGTCGGGGCGCTCGCCGGGGTCACGCTCGGCGCCGGTGCACTGGTCGCCCCCGCGCAACGCCGTCTCGGCAGCTGGGCGGCCGTCGTCGGCACCGCGCTCGGGACCGCCGGGTGCGCGAGCGCGGCGTTGTTCGTGGCGACCGATGCGCTGGCCTGGCTGGTCGCCGCCGCCCCTCTCTTCGGTGCCGGCGGCGGTCTCTGCCTCGCCGCCGGGCTGACGCTCACCGGACGGCTGGCCGCCCCCACCCGGCGCGGGGCGTTGACGGCCGCCTTCCTGGCCGTGGCGTATCTCGGCTTCGCCGCTCCCTACCTGGTGACGGCGACCGCCCACCGGACCGCGGACTGGCTGCCCCTCGTGGTGGCCGGTGGAGCCACCGCGCTGCTGACGCTCCGGCTGGTGCGCCCGGCCCGGCTGGGCCGGCTGTGA
- a CDS encoding ABC transporter substrate-binding protein: MRIEKFPRAAAVIAAAVVVAATGCSTKADNGSSSGGGSSGDVATDVGIEGKTISLGVLTDLTGVFAALGKDITNANTLYWSDHKVCDTYDVKLNVQDTGYVPQTGVQLYSSIKDSILAMQQTIGSPINTALAQDYEADQIVNFPSAWGETLTQIPGTGVLGPTYDVEMSNGYDYLFKQGLLKEGDTVGHIYFEGEYGATGLAGTKKVAEEKNLKVVEAQIKSTDQDMSAQVSQFAAAGVKLIALTVAPTQTASVAAAAQAQGLDVPILGSNPVYAPGLLQGPTAQWLKDHLYVAAPIGTFENHEDILDAYKKAYPDVAAPSAGGVLLGYGMSTVMNQVLDKACDNGDLTRKGVLDAFNGLTNIDTGGLIVPIDAFKLGQSPSLQSYIEQPADVPGGAKIVQDAFEGQFAESLAGS, translated from the coding sequence ATGAGGATCGAGAAGTTCCCCCGGGCCGCGGCGGTGATCGCAGCTGCCGTGGTCGTGGCCGCCACCGGTTGCAGCACCAAGGCGGACAACGGCTCCAGCAGCGGAGGGGGGAGTTCCGGTGACGTCGCCACGGACGTCGGCATCGAGGGCAAGACCATCAGCCTGGGTGTCCTCACCGACCTGACCGGCGTCTTCGCCGCGCTCGGCAAGGACATCACCAACGCGAACACGCTGTACTGGTCCGACCACAAGGTGTGCGACACCTACGACGTGAAGCTGAACGTCCAGGACACCGGCTACGTCCCGCAGACCGGCGTCCAGCTCTACAGCTCGATCAAGGACAGCATCCTCGCGATGCAGCAGACGATCGGCTCACCGATCAACACCGCGCTGGCCCAGGACTACGAGGCCGACCAGATCGTCAACTTCCCCTCCGCCTGGGGCGAGACGCTCACGCAGATCCCCGGCACCGGCGTCCTCGGGCCGACGTACGACGTCGAGATGTCCAACGGTTACGACTACCTCTTCAAGCAGGGGCTGCTGAAGGAGGGCGACACCGTCGGCCACATCTACTTCGAGGGCGAGTACGGCGCGACCGGCCTCGCCGGCACCAAGAAGGTCGCCGAGGAGAAGAACCTCAAGGTCGTCGAGGCCCAGATCAAGTCCACCGACCAGGACATGAGCGCGCAGGTCAGCCAGTTCGCGGCGGCCGGCGTGAAGCTCATCGCCCTGACCGTGGCCCCGACGCAGACCGCGTCGGTGGCGGCGGCGGCGCAGGCCCAGGGGCTCGACGTGCCGATCCTCGGCAGCAACCCGGTCTACGCCCCGGGTCTGCTGCAGGGCCCGACGGCGCAGTGGCTGAAGGACCACCTGTACGTCGCGGCTCCCATCGGCACCTTCGAGAACCACGAGGACATCCTCGACGCCTACAAGAAGGCCTACCCCGACGTCGCGGCCCCCAGCGCCGGCGGTGTGCTGCTCGGCTACGGCATGTCCACGGTGATGAACCAGGTGCTCGACAAGGCCTGCGACAACGGCGACCTGACCCGCAAGGGCGTGCTCGACGCGTTCAACGGCCTGACCAACATCGACACCGGCGGCCTCATCGTCCCGATCGACGCCTTCAAGCTCGGCCAGTCGCCCAGCTTGCAGAGCTACATCGAGCAGCCGGCCGACGTGCCCGGCGGCGCGAAGATCGTGCAGGACGCGTTCGAGGGGCAGTTCGCGGAGAGCCTGGCCGGGAGCTGA
- a CDS encoding NRDE family protein: MCTVVVRWVSGAPVRILALRDELTSREFDDPGRWWPGQPDVVGGRDRTAGGTWCATDVGTGVTALVLNRPQKRDADPGAPSRGVLPLLGVEHGPDWLEHVALDGMASFLLVLAAPDRLTTWDFDGAGLAVTEHAEGTWMVTSGGPEDRKADRWLPAFSEAVHPDGWRTLVAKEPPQDDPGALVVRHEQDGMVYATVFGELIEAAPGRLHLEHSRRPWTTEPWQALEA, from the coding sequence GTGTGCACGGTCGTCGTCCGCTGGGTGTCCGGAGCGCCGGTGCGGATCCTGGCGCTGCGCGACGAGCTGACCTCCCGCGAGTTCGACGACCCGGGCCGCTGGTGGCCCGGACAGCCCGACGTCGTCGGCGGCCGCGACCGGACGGCGGGCGGCACCTGGTGCGCCACCGATGTCGGCACCGGGGTCACCGCCCTGGTGCTCAACCGGCCCCAGAAGCGCGACGCCGACCCGGGCGCACCCAGCCGCGGCGTGCTGCCGCTGCTCGGCGTCGAGCACGGTCCCGACTGGCTGGAGCACGTCGCGCTCGACGGCATGGCGAGCTTCCTGCTCGTGCTCGCGGCGCCGGACCGGCTGACCACCTGGGACTTCGACGGCGCGGGCCTGGCCGTGACCGAGCACGCCGAGGGCACGTGGATGGTCACGTCGGGCGGCCCGGAGGACCGCAAGGCCGACCGGTGGCTGCCGGCGTTCAGCGAGGCGGTGCACCCCGACGGCTGGCGCACCCTGGTGGCCAAGGAGCCGCCGCAGGACGACCCGGGCGCGCTGGTGGTCCGCCACGAGCAGGACGGGATGGTCTACGCGACCGTCTTCGGCGAGCTCATCGAGGCTGCCCCCGGCCGGTTGCACCTCGAGCACTCCCGCCGGCCCTGGACCACCGAACCCTGGCAGGCTCTGGAGGCCTGA